A window of Babylonia areolata isolate BAREFJ2019XMU chromosome 2, ASM4173473v1, whole genome shotgun sequence contains these coding sequences:
- the LOC143298602 gene encoding lanC-like protein 2 has protein sequence MAELEVPMFKNTLPDFSGEKLLGEDTKLITSAAEQLKEVIARLLKQLQSNIGQEEHKRPDFSVYTGLSGYALLYLHLHQRLPEDSSSGEGDYLTLSLHHVKEAVANPQGRRHTFLCGDAGPLAIGAVVYSKMGDERNSAQCISRLEAMHINVIRDQTLPDEHLYGRCGYLSALLFVQHHLGTDKVDREVIVKVTKAILESGKAMGSQTKEGPPLMYLWHNKKYLGAAHGLAGIFYTLLLIKEPELWPEIERLVRPCVDFLLSLQFASGNFPSSIGSSSGDRLVQWCHGAPGWVLLFIAAYKTYNDKRYLEAADRCCEVTWNRGLLKKGYGLCHGAAGNAYAFLALFQLTHNQKHLYRAFKFAEWCCTMSERQCRTPDRPFSLFEGLAGTVYFLVDMLDPLNAKFPTFQF, from the exons ATGGCAGAATTAGAAGTTCCGATGTTTAAAAACACCCTTCCAGACTTCAGTGGAGAGAAATTGCTCGGAGAGGACACCAAG TTAATAACCAGTGCAGCTGAGCAGCTGAAAGAAGTGATAGCAAGATTGCTGAAGCAACTCCAGTCCAACATCGGTCAAGAAGAACACAAGAGGCCTGATTTCTCTGTTTACACAGGATTAAGTG GTTATGCTTTACTGTACCTTCACCTTCATCAGCGTTTGCCAGAGGACTCGTCTAGCGGCGAAGGGGATTACCTAACGCTGTCGCTGCACCATGTGAAGGAAGCTGTGGCCAATCCCCAGGGCCGCAGACACACTTTCCTCTGCGGGGATGCAGGGCCGCTGGCCATCGGCGCCGTGGTCTACAGCAAAATGGGGGATGAGCGCAATTCGGCGCAGTGTATTTCCAG gcttGAAGCCATGCATATAAATGTGATCCGTGACCAGACGTTGCCAGATGAGCACCTGTACGGTCGCTGTGGTTACCTGTCAGCCCTGCTGTTTGTTCAGCATCACCTAGGCACGGATAAGGTGGACAGGGAAGTCATTGTTAAG gttACAAAGGCAATACTGGAGTCTGGCAAGGCAATGGGTTCGCAGACGAAAGAGGGGCCCCCGCTCATGTATTTATGGCACAACAAGAAGTACCTGGGGGCGGCTCATGGGCTGGCTGGTATCTTCTACACCCTTTTACTG ATCAAAGAGCCGGAGCTGTGGCCAGAGATAGAGCGCCTGGTTCGGCCCTGCGTGGACTTTCTTCTGTCGCTGCAGTTTGCGTCGGGCAACTTCCCATCGTCTATAGGCAGCAGCTCCGGGGACAGACTGGTACAGTGGTGCCATGGGGCGCCTGGTTGGGTCCTGCTCTTCATCGCTGCCTACAAG ACATACAATGACAAGCGTTACCTGGAGGCGGCAGATCGCTGCTGTGAAGTCACATGGAACCGCGGCCTCCTGAAGAAGGGCTACGGGCTTTGTCATGGAGCGGCCGGCAATGCCTACGCCTTTCTGGCCTTGTTCCAGCTGACTCACAACCAGAAACATCTCTACAGGGCTTTCAAG TTTGCAGAGTGGTGCTGTACCATGAGTGAACGTCAGTGTCGGACGCCTGACAGACCTTTCTCCTTGTTTGAAG